One Skermanella sp. TT6 genomic window, GGCCGCCGCCGCCGGGGGCCTGCGCGTGGCCGGCGACGAGGAGCTGCTGCCCTTCGCCGACGGCAGCTTCGACCTCGCGGTCAGCAACCTCAGCCTCCACTGGGTCAACGACCTTCCGGGAGCGCTGCTCCAGCTCCGCCGCGCGCTGAAGCCGGACGGCCTGTTCATCGGCGCCATGCTGGGCGGCGACACCCTGTTCGAGCTGCGGCGCTGCCTGATGGAGGCGGAACTGGACCTGACCGGCGGGGTCAGCGCCCGCATCTCCCCCTTCGCGGAAGTCCGGGACGCCGGCGGCCTGCTCCAGCGCGCCGGCTTCAGCCTGCCGGTGGTGGACAGCGACACGCTGACCGTGACCTACGACAGCGCCTTCAAGCTGATGGCCGACCTTCGCGGCATGGGCGAGACGAACGCCGGGCTCAACCGCCGCCGGCGGCCGACTCCGCGGGCCCTGCTGATCGACGCCGCGCGCCGCTATGCCGAGCTGTTCTCCGAACCCGACGGGCGGGTGACTGCGACCTTCCAGGTGCTCTACCTCGCCGGCTGGTCGCCGCACGAAAGCCAGCAGAAGCCGATGCAGCCGGGCAGCGCCCAGGCGAGGTTGGCCGACGCCCTGAGGACGGAGGAGCGGCCGGCGGGCGACAAGGCGGAACCCTGACGACTCGGCATCCGGCAAATCGGGGAAAACCCTGGCGGCCGGGACCGATCAGACGCCTTCGGCCATGTCGTAGATGCCGTCCATGTCGGCGATCTGGATCCGGTTGCCCTCCTGGAGCGAGATCGCCTGGGAGGTCTTGAGCTGGGTGAAGGTCCGGCTGACGGTCTCGGTCGTGAGGCCGAGATAGTCGGCGATGTCGGCCCGGCTCATCGGGACGTAGACCGGGTTCTCCTTGTGGCCCCGGCGCGACTGGCGCTGCGACAGCATCAGCAGGAACGAACAGATCTTCTCCCGCGCGGTCTTGCGGCCGAGCAGCAGCATCTGGTCCTGCGCTGCCGCCAGCTCGTTGGACGCCATGGAGAACAGGCGCCGCTGCATCTTGGGAAACTCGTCCAGCAGCGCCTCCATCTTGCGGCGCGGGAACCTGCAGAGGGACGTGGGCGTCACCGTTTCCGCCGAATAGGCGTAGCTCTCGTTCATGGCGAGCCCGAGGAAATCGCCGGTGACCAGGAAGCCCGTGATCTGGCGGCGGCCGTCGGGCAGCAGCTTGTAGAGCTTGACCGTGCCGGAGGTCACGTTGAACAGGGCATCCGCCTGATCCCCTTCGGCGAAGATCGTCTGGTTGCCCTCCATGCGCTGCATCTGGACGATGTCGGCGAGCCGGCGCACCTCGTCCGCTTCCAACGCCGCACAGACCGTCAGCGTCCGAACCGGACACGCGCCGCAGGGCGTCGTCTCCGCCGCGGCACCCTTGTCGCGCACCCTGCCCATGTCGAATGGAGGCATCTCGGTTCCCCCCCGCCCTTCCGCTTCCCTATTCCATTCTGGTTATAAATTGGATTTTTCGCAAGATTGCAACACGCCTTAATATAACCATTCTCATAGGGGTTATTTTTGGTCGTTTCGCGGCTGCGGTGTTGCACGCTCGTCATCGTCGAACAGGATGCGGTTGGCGGCTCCGTCGAGGTCGTCAAACTGGCCGGACCTCAGGCACCACAGGAAGCCCAGAAGGCCCAGGAGTCCCAGGCCCACCGCCAAGGGAATGAGATATATGAGCACGTCCATGGGACTGTCCCGGGTTGGCCCGGCGCCGGGCGAGGCGCAGGGCGTTGAGGATGACGATCAGCGACGACGAGGACATGGCGAGCGCCGCGATCAGCGGAGTCACGAACCCGGCGACCGCCACCGGTATAGTCAATAAGTTATAGAGGAAGGTCAGGGCGAAGTTCTGGCGGACCAGCCGGTCCGACCGCAGCGCGACGTCCAGCGCCTCCAGGATCGGCGTCAGCCTGATCCCCTGGAACACCACGTCGGCCGCCGTCTGGCTGACGTCCGCCGCGGTGGCCGGCGACATGGAGACATGCGCCGCGGCGAGCGCCGGCGCGTCGTTGAGGCCGTCGCCGACCATCAGCACGGTGGCCCCGGAGCGGGCCAGCTCCTCCAGGCAGGCGGCCTTGTCGGCCGGCGCCTGGGCGGCCCGCCACTCCTCGATGCCCAGGCGGGCGGCGCAGGCCGCCACGGCGGGACGCCGGTCGCCGGACAGCAGCAGCACCCGCTTGCCGCCGGCCCGCAGGGCAGCCACCACGGCGGCGGCGTCGGGCCGCAGGGCGTCGCTGAAGGCGAAGCGGACGGGGCGGCGGCCCGGCCGGGCCAGCCACAGCTCGGGGCCGGCCGACTCGCCGCCCATCCCGCCATGGCTCCCGGCACCCTCCTCCGCGCCGGTGAAGCGGCGGCTGCCCAGCCGGATCTCCCCGTCCGGCCCGTCGAGGCCGAGCCCGGCGCCGGGCACCTCGCGCACGCCGGACGCCACCGGAACCCCCGGTACGGCGCGGCACAGGGCCCGCGCCAGGGGGTGGCGGCTGGCCCCGGCGATGGCGGCGGCGAGCCGCAGGTCCCCGTCCTCCGCCCCGTCCGTGCCCTGGAGTTCGGGCCGCCCCTCGGTCAGGGTGCCGGTCTTGTCGAACACGACGGTATCGACTCCGGTCAGCCGCTCCAGCGCGGTGGCCGACTTCAGCAGGATGCCCTGGCGCATCAGCCGGCCGCTGGCGATCACCTGGACCACCGGCACCGCCAGCGCCAGCGCGCAGGGACAGGTGATGATCAGCACTGCGATGGCGTTCAGCAGGGCCGGCTGCCACGGGCTGCCGGCCAGGACCACCCAGCCGAGGAAGGTCGCCAGGGCGGTCAGGTGGACCACCGGCGCATAACCCCGCGACACCCGGTCGGCCAGGGCCACGTAGCGCGCCCTGCCCTGCTCCGCGACTTCCATCATCCGCACGATCTCGGCCAGCAGGGTGCCCTCGCCCACGGCGGTGACGGTCAGCCGGAGCGGCGCGGTCAGGTTGAGGGTGCCGGCGAACACCTGGTCGCCCGGCCTGGCGGCGCCCGGCACGCTCTCCCCGGTGATCAGGCCGGTATCGATGTCCGAGACGCCGTCGGAGACCCGGCCGTCCACGGGGATGCGTTCCCCGGCCGCGACCAGCACGGTCATGCCGGCGGCGACCTCGCCGGGCCGGACCACGCGCCCGCGCCCGTCGGCGTCGAGCACGGTGACGGCGGCAGCGCCCAGCGCCAGCAGGTGCTCGGCCGCGGACCGCGCCCGGCCGCGCGCCCGCAGGTCCAGGTAGCGGCCGATCAGCAGGAAGAACAGCAGCGTCACCGCGCTGTCGAAATAGGCGTGCTCCGCGCCGCGGATCGTTTCGGCCAGGCTCATCCCGGTCGCCAGCGTCACGCCGATGGAGATCGGCACGTCCATGTTGGTGCGCCGGGCCGACAGCGCCGCCCATGCGGAGCGGACGAACGGGCGGGCGGCGTAGAGGATCGCCGGCATCGCGATCAGGGCCGAGACCCAGTGCATCAGGTCGCGCGTCGCCGGCCCCATCCCCTGGGAATGCCCGGCCCAGATCGCGACCGACAGCAGCATCACGTTGGCGGCGGCGAATCCGGAGACGCCCAGCGCCCGCAGCAGCTCTCGCTCCTTCACCGCCTCGGCCGCCTCCAGCTTCGCCGGATCGAACGGCACCAGCCGGTATCCCAGGCGGACCACGGCGCCGGCGACCTCGGCGGCGTCCGTCGCCGCCGGGTCCCAGGTCACGGTCAGCCGGCGGGTCGTCATGTTGAGCCGGGCATGGCTGACGCCGGGCTGCCGGCGCAGCACGGTCTCGATCAGCCAGACGCAGGCGGCGCATTGCAGCCCGTCCACCATCAGGTGCAGGCTGGCCCGCCCGTCGGCGCCGACCGAGACATGGGCCGAGAAATCGGCGGGGGCCGCGTCGTCGTCCGGGCGGATCGGCCGCGCGTCGGGATCGATGGAACGGCGGGCGTAGTAGGTGTCCAGCCCCAGGTCGCGGATCAGCGCGTAGGCGGCCTCGCAGCCGGAGCAGCAGAAGCCGGCGCCCCGGCCGGGGACCTCCTGGCCGCAATGGAGGCAGGTGCCCGGAAGCGTGGAGGCGGGAGCGGAAGCGGCGGAGGTGCTCATGTCCGGGTCATCACCCCTTGACCACGACCCGGCGGACTTCCTGGTAGTCTCCCTGGGGATGGTCGGCGACGATCCGGATGTCCCACTGGCCGGCCAGCGGCATCGCGAACTCCGCGCCGTAGCGGCCCTGGCCCTGGTAGGCCAGGTCGACCGTGAAGTCGTGGCCCTCGCTGGTCGGGCGGACGACCCGGGCGGTCACCGTGGCGCCGTTCAGGAGATTGCCTTGACGGTCCTTCAGGTCCACCGTCAGCCGGCCCTGCAGGGCCGCCGCCTGGAAGTCGATCCCGACCTGCCAGCCGCGCTCCTGCTGGCGGCGGGCGCCCTGGATGGCGGCGTTGTAGGTGGTGCCGCGCTGCCAGTAGTGCTGGGTTTCCAGCCCGGTCCAGGTGTTCATCGCGAAATAGACCATGGTCGCGTTCACCGCGACGGTGACGAAGAAGAAGGCGACGAAGATCCACGGGTACCACCACCCCGGCGATCTTCCGCCCGGGCGGGACTGCTGCTGGTCGATGTTCATGGTGCTGCTCGTGGGGTCCATCATGACGTCACTTGTCCGGGCCGATGAAGACCGAGTCGTAGCCCGCCGTTTCGGAGGTCTGCTTGTCGGTCAGGGTGAAGGTGACGGGGGTCGAGGTCGCCTTGAGGGCGGCCGGCGGGGTCCGCACGTAGATCCGGTACGTCGCGACGGTGTCCGGCTTGGCGGAGAGCTCGATCCGGTCCAGCCTCTCGTCCTGGCCGATCACCGACAGGGTGGCGCCCGGCACGCCGGCGAGCTGAAGGCTGTATTCCTTCTGGTACCGCGTCATGTTGGAGATCTTGAAGGTGTAGCCGTTGCGGATGTCGCCGTCGGACAGCGTGACGAACAGCGGCGCGCGGTCGCGCAGCACGCTGATGTCGAGCTGCGGGCGGAAGATCAGTCCTGCGGCCATCAGGCCCAGCAGGACGACCAGGATCAGGCCGTAGATGACGGTGCGCGGCCGCAGCAGCTTGACGCTGGTCTTCTCCCCGCAGGAGCGGGCGACCTGGTTGTTGTGGGTGTCGAAGGTGACGAGATTGAGCGGCCGGCCGATCTTCGTCATGATGTCGTTGCAGGCGTCGACGCACAGGCCGCAGCCGATGCATTCCATCTGGAGCCCGTCGCGGATGTCGATGCCGGTCGGGCAGACATGGACGCAGGCCTTGCAGTCGATGCAGTCGCCCCGCCCTTCCCAGGACTGGTCCTTGCGCTTGGCCCCGCGCGGCTCGCCCCGCCAGCCCTCGTATGTCACGATCAGGCTGTCCTCGTCGATCATGGCGCTCTGGAAGCGCGGCCAGGGGCACATGTAGGTGCAGACCTGCTCGCGCGCCCAGCCGCCCAGCAGGTAGGTCGTGAAGGTCAGCAGGGAGATGAAGAAGATCGACTGGCTGTCGAGCTGGAAATGGAACAGGTTGTAGACCAGCGTCGGCGCGTCGGTGAAGTACATCGCCCAGGCGCCGCCGGTCAGGAAGGCGATGACCAGCCAGGACGAATGCTTGGCGATCTTCTTCATCGCCTTGGACCCGGTCCACGGCCCCTTGTCCAGCCGGATGCGTTCCGACCGGTCGCCCTCGATCTTGCGCTCGACCCACATGTAGAGGTCGGTCCACACGGTCTGCGGGCAGGCGTAGCCGCACCAGATGCGCCCGGCCAGCGAGGTGGCGAGGAACAGCCCGACCGCGGCCATGATCAGCAACCCGGTGAGGTAGTAGATCTCCTGCGGCCAGATCTCGATGAAGAAGAAGTACAGGCGCGGCCCCGTCATGTCGACCAGCACCGCCTGGTCCGGCGCGGTCGGCCCGCGGTCCCAGCGGATCCAGGGAACCAGGTAGTAGATGCCGAGCAGGACGACGACGGCGGCCCATTTGAGCTTGCGGAACTTGCCCGCGACCGATCGCGGGTAGACTTTCTCCCGGTTCTTGAAAAGCGACTTGGGAGCGTGATCCTCCGCCGCGCCGTGGGTCTGGGTAGTCGTCGTCATTCCGTCCGCCTCGGGTCTGCATCGCCGTCTCCGCCGGCGCGCACGCGGCGGATCACGGAACGCAGTGTGAACCGGACAGGTCGGTCCCGGCATTGCGATACATCAAAGCCCGGCGGCGATATTCGGCGCTTTCGGAGGATGCGGCGGGGCGCGGCCTTGCCGGCGTGCCGGGGGCGCTCCCGCCGTCCGCCTCCGGCGGAAGGGGCGGAATGTCATGAAGCGTCATCATTTTCCGTGTCCCGGTCCAGGGGTGCGGCCCGGTATATCGGGAGGGACGCAAGCGTAATTCAGGTTCTTGCCACAGATTACGGCGATGGACAAAGATAAGGCCCGGATCATCTGATGATATCGCCGTAATCTGTGGCAAAACTCCTTCTTCCCGGCCCAGCGTCGTCAGCGGCAGGGATAATCATTCATCCACAGATTCACGCAGATGGACACGGATAAGGCCTGAATAACATTCTGGCCTGCCTGCGCGCATTTGTGGGCAACTCCCTCATCTTCCTGGCAGACATCGTCTACGGCAGGCGATGAAGCCAGGGTC contains:
- a CDS encoding methyltransferase domain-containing protein, whose product is MDDSDIMNVFDRAAVRRHRDRAAAGFAGYSFLFEEIAERLADRLEDVVRDFPTALDLGCHTGEVGRALRGRKGIERLVQCDLSPAMAAAAGGLRVAGDEELLPFADGSFDLAVSNLSLHWVNDLPGALLQLRRALKPDGLFIGAMLGGDTLFELRRCLMEAELDLTGGVSARISPFAEVRDAGGLLQRAGFSLPVVDSDTLTVTYDSAFKLMADLRGMGETNAGLNRRRRPTPRALLIDAARRYAELFSEPDGRVTATFQVLYLAGWSPHESQQKPMQPGSAQARLADALRTEERPAGDKAEP
- a CDS encoding FixH family protein, whose protein sequence is MMDPTSSTMNIDQQQSRPGGRSPGWWYPWIFVAFFFVTVAVNATMVYFAMNTWTGLETQHYWQRGTTYNAAIQGARRQQERGWQVGIDFQAAALQGRLTVDLKDRQGNLLNGATVTARVVRPTSEGHDFTVDLAYQGQGRYGAEFAMPLAGQWDIRIVADHPQGDYQEVRRVVVKG
- a CDS encoding Crp/Fnr family transcriptional regulator, encoding MPPFDMGRVRDKGAAAETTPCGACPVRTLTVCAALEADEVRRLADIVQMQRMEGNQTIFAEGDQADALFNVTSGTVKLYKLLPDGRRQITGFLVTGDFLGLAMNESYAYSAETVTPTSLCRFPRRKMEALLDEFPKMQRRLFSMASNELAAAQDQMLLLGRKTAREKICSFLLMLSQRQSRRGHKENPVYVPMSRADIADYLGLTTETVSRTFTQLKTSQAISLQEGNRIQIADMDGIYDMAEGV
- a CDS encoding heavy metal translocating P-type ATPase, with translation MSTSAASAPASTLPGTCLHCGQEVPGRGAGFCCSGCEAAYALIRDLGLDTYYARRSIDPDARPIRPDDDAAPADFSAHVSVGADGRASLHLMVDGLQCAACVWLIETVLRRQPGVSHARLNMTTRRLTVTWDPAATDAAEVAGAVVRLGYRLVPFDPAKLEAAEAVKERELLRALGVSGFAAANVMLLSVAIWAGHSQGMGPATRDLMHWVSALIAMPAILYAARPFVRSAWAALSARRTNMDVPISIGVTLATGMSLAETIRGAEHAYFDSAVTLLFFLLIGRYLDLRARGRARSAAEHLLALGAAAVTVLDADGRGRVVRPGEVAAGMTVLVAAGERIPVDGRVSDGVSDIDTGLITGESVPGAARPGDQVFAGTLNLTAPLRLTVTAVGEGTLLAEIVRMMEVAEQGRARYVALADRVSRGYAPVVHLTALATFLGWVVLAGSPWQPALLNAIAVLIITCPCALALAVPVVQVIASGRLMRQGILLKSATALERLTGVDTVVFDKTGTLTEGRPELQGTDGAEDGDLRLAAAIAGASRHPLARALCRAVPGVPVASGVREVPGAGLGLDGPDGEIRLGSRRFTGAEEGAGSHGGMGGESAGPELWLARPGRRPVRFAFSDALRPDAAAVVAALRAGGKRVLLLSGDRRPAVAACAARLGIEEWRAAQAPADKAACLEELARSGATVLMVGDGLNDAPALAAAHVSMSPATAADVSQTAADVVFQGIRLTPILEALDVALRSDRLVRQNFALTFLYNLLTIPVAVAGFVTPLIAALAMSSSSLIVILNALRLARRRANPGQSHGRAHISHSLGGGPGTPGPSGLPVVPEVRPV
- the ccoG gene encoding cytochrome c oxidase accessory protein CcoG, whose amino-acid sequence is MTTTTQTHGAAEDHAPKSLFKNREKVYPRSVAGKFRKLKWAAVVVLLGIYYLVPWIRWDRGPTAPDQAVLVDMTGPRLYFFFIEIWPQEIYYLTGLLIMAAVGLFLATSLAGRIWCGYACPQTVWTDLYMWVERKIEGDRSERIRLDKGPWTGSKAMKKIAKHSSWLVIAFLTGGAWAMYFTDAPTLVYNLFHFQLDSQSIFFISLLTFTTYLLGGWAREQVCTYMCPWPRFQSAMIDEDSLIVTYEGWRGEPRGAKRKDQSWEGRGDCIDCKACVHVCPTGIDIRDGLQMECIGCGLCVDACNDIMTKIGRPLNLVTFDTHNNQVARSCGEKTSVKLLRPRTVIYGLILVVLLGLMAAGLIFRPQLDISVLRDRAPLFVTLSDGDIRNGYTFKISNMTRYQKEYSLQLAGVPGATLSVIGQDERLDRIELSAKPDTVATYRIYVRTPPAALKATSTPVTFTLTDKQTSETAGYDSVFIGPDK
- the ccoS gene encoding cbb3-type cytochrome oxidase assembly protein CcoS, yielding MGLGLLGLLGFLWCLRSGQFDDLDGAANRILFDDDERATPQPRNDQK